ATCAGGACACCGCCCAGGCGCAGCGGCGCCGGGCCCTCGGTGGTCTGGGCCAGTTCGAACGCCGCGAGTTTCGCGGGCTGGGTGTCGTGGATCCGCATGCCGAGCACGTGTCCGAGGAGAGGTTGCACGATCGCCGCCACTGAGGCGAACGCGAACGGCACCGTGAAGCCCAGGCGGTGATGGGAGTCGACGCGGCCGCGCAGCATGCCGAACGCGTACACGCCGGACACCGCCAGCCCGACGACCATGAACGCCGCGACCCACATGTGCGCGAACTGCAACCACACACCGCTGTTGAACATCGCGCGCCACGGGTTGATGTCCACGACCTCGCCGTTCTCGATCCGGAAGCCTGCGGGATGGTTCATCCACGCGTTGACCGACACGACGCAGAACGTGCCGACGATGCCTGCGATACCCATGGGGATGAGCGTCAGCAAGTGCCGCCGCGGCGGCATGCGTCCCCAGCCGTACAGGTAGATGCCCAGGAAGATCGCCTCGACGAAGAACGACAAGCCCTCGAACGCGAACGGAAGTCCCAGCACATCGCCGAAGCGGCCCATCAGGCCCGGCCACAGCAAGCCCATCTCGAAGCTGAGCACCGTCCCGGACACCGCGCCGATCGCGAACAGCACCGCCGAGACCTTGGCCCAGCGCTGCGCCAGCCCGAGGGCGACGCTGTCGTCGCGCACGATTCCGCGACGGTGGACGACGAAGATGATCGTCGGGAACGCCACCCCGAAACACGCCAGCACGATGTGCCAGCCCAGTGAGAACGCCATCTGCTG
This genomic window from Mycolicibacterium goodii contains:
- a CDS encoding cytochrome ubiquinol oxidase subunit I; its protein translation is MVFTETLLLLAADGEPPGLLPARQQMAFSLGWHIVLACFGVAFPTIIFVVHRRGIVRDDSVALGLAQRWAKVSAVLFAIGAVSGTVLSFEMGLLWPGLMGRFGDVLGLPFAFEGLSFFVEAIFLGIYLYGWGRMPPRRHLLTLIPMGIAGIVGTFCVVSVNAWMNHPAGFRIENGEVVDINPWRAMFNSGVWLQFAHMWVAAFMVVGLAVSGVYAFGMLRGRVDSHHRLGFTVPFAFASVAAIVQPLLGHVLGMRIHDTQPAKLAAFELAQTTEGPAPLRLGGVLIDGEVHWALTIPRLGSIIARNSLDAPVPGLDGVPRSEWPPVNITHLAFQSMVGIGTLLAAVAVVFWLARWRGHDLLANRWFLRLSVITGPLAVLAVESGWVATEVGRQPWTVWKVLTTADAASQSSGLWWSYAIVLVVYLGMTVGAVIVLRSMARRWRAGETDLPSPYGPPRTEAVS